One region of Vigna angularis cultivar LongXiaoDou No.4 chromosome 10, ASM1680809v1, whole genome shotgun sequence genomic DNA includes:
- the LOC108335479 gene encoding auxin-responsive protein SAUR77, with protein sequence MDCLVMPVSLIRRRSTGSRLRYMALPKEGLEEESEKSVTVVVGKEKRVFMVDPFILQESPFRVLMDISMKKDPAAEKKHFHFTSTQRRVIFVDVDDILFEHMLWLMHNDASSLFQLNLKEIIDFYTHDV encoded by the coding sequence ATGGATTGTTTGGTGATGCCAGTTTCACTGATCCGGCGTCGTTCCACTGGTTCTCGTTTGCGTTACATGGCGCTTCCTAAAGAGGGGTTGGAGGAAGAATCGGAGAAGAGCGTGACGGTGGTGGTGGGAAAAGAGAAGAGGGTGTTCATGGTTGACCCTTTCATATTGCAAGAGAGCCCCTTTCGCGTTTTGATGGACATATCCATGAAGAAGGATCCTGCAGCGGAAAAGAAGCACTTCCATTTCACATCCACTCAAAGAAGAGTAATCTTTGTCGACGTGGATGACATCTTGTTCGAGCACATGTTGTGGCTCATGCACAATGATGCCTCTTCTTTGTTCCAGCTCAATTTGAAGGAGATTATTGACTTCTATACTCACGATGTGTGA
- the LOC108335512 gene encoding probable transcriptional regulator RABBIT EARS: MAAEIGLVSMTQIQKLSQSQHPKKQQPQPNPNITTTTPSSWMWNPSQQLHHQEDDDDSWEVRAFAEDTRNIMGTTWPPRSYTCTYCRREFRSAQALGGHMNVHRRDRARLNQPPPSSTAISSLPTSSPYINIPPQDLVANAGLCLLYHLPPSPSAPPFSNSPSTNTLSSSPSPSTLLSISSYPSTNFLMQTSFNFPGAPSTGINTATVSSFYSSKVEQSATSSSFAAGHLEELDLELRLGHKPTQTS; the protein is encoded by the coding sequence ATGGCTGCAGAGATTGGCCTAGTCTCCATGACCCAGATCCAAAAATTATCACAATCCCAACACCCCAAAAAACAACAACCTCAACCAAACCCTAACATCACAACCACCACCCCCTCCTCTTGGATGTGGAACCCTAGCCAGCAACTGCACCACCAAGAAGACGACGATGACTCATGGGAGGTCAGAGCTTTTGCAGAAGACACAAGGAACATCATGGGAACCACATGGCCTCCACGCTCCTACACCTGCACATACTGCAGAAGGGAGTTCCGCTCCGCCCAAGCTCTCGGCGGCCACATGAACGTCCACCGCCGCGACCGTGCACGCCTCAACCAACCCCCTCCTTCCTCCACCGCCATCTCTTCTCTTCCCACTTCTTCACCCTACATCAACATCCCTCCTCAAGACCTTGTTGCAAATGCTGGGTTATGCCTCCTCTACCACTTGCCACCAAGCCCTAGTGCACCACCCTTCTCTAATTCCCCCTCTACCAatactctttcttcttctccctctcCCTCCACTCTTCTCTCTATCTCCTCCTATCCTTCAACCAACTTTCTGATGCAAACTTCCTTTAATTTTCCTGGTGCACCCTCGACTGGGATCAACACTGCCACTGTTTCCTCTTTCTACTCCAGCAAAGTGGAACAATCGGCAACTTCTTCCTCTTTTGCTGCCGGCCACCTCGAAGAGCTTGATCTAGAGCTCCGCCTCGGCCACAAACCAACACAAACCTCATAA
- the LOC108335480 gene encoding AT-hook motif nuclear-localized protein 23, whose protein sequence is MSMAGLDLGTASRFVQSLQRPDFNQQHHQHEPQEDDRQSDPFSTEDGAQQASPGDVVGRRPRGRPAGSKNKPKPPVIITRESANTLRAHILEVGSGCDVFDSVASYARRRQRGICILSGSGTVTNVTLRQPAASGAVVTLHGRFEILSLTGSFLPPPAPPGATSLSVYLAGGQGQVVGGSVVGELTAAGPVIVIAASFTNVAYERLPLEEEEEQVQISGGAGVGNNSNNIINNNPFPDPSSGLPFFSLPMNVQFPVDGWAGNSGSRSPF, encoded by the coding sequence ATGTCTATGGCTGGTTTGGATTTAGGCACGGCTTCGCGCTTCGTTCAAAGTCTCCAAAGACCAGACTTTAACCAACAACACCACCAGCACGAACCTCAGGAAGACGACAGACAGTCAGACCCTTTTTCGACCGAAGATGGGGCGCAACAAGCCAGCCCCGGCGACGTGGTCGGGCGGCGGCCGCGAGGGAGGCCGGCGGGATCGAAGAACAAGCCGAAGCCGCCGGTGATCATCACCAGGGAGAGCGCCAACACGCTCCGCGCGCACATCCTCGAGGTGGGCAGCGGCTGCGACGTGTTCGACAGCGTCGCCAGTTACGCGCGGCGGCGGCAACGCGGGATCTGTATTTTGAGCGGCAGCGGCACCGTGACGAATGTAACCCTGCGGCAGCCGGCGGCGTCGGGGGCGGTGGTGACTCTTCACGGGAGGTTCGAAATACTGTCGCTGACGGGATCGTTCCTTCCTCCGCCGGCGCCACCGGGAGCAACAAGTCTGAGCGTATACCTGGCCGGAGGACAGGGGCAGGTGGTGGGTGGGAGTGTGGTGGGAGAGTTGACCGCGGCGGGACCGGTGATCGTGATCGCAGCGTCGTTCACCAACGTGGCTTATGAACGGTTACCgttagaagaagaagaggaacagGTTCAGATATCCGGTGGTGCCGGTGTGggaaataatagtaataatattattaacaatAACCCTTTTCCCGATCCTTCTTCGGGACTCCCTTTCTTCAGTTTGCCCATGAATGTTCAGTTCCCGGTGGATGGTTGGGCGGGAAACTCAGGTTCACGTTCACCATTTTGA
- the LOC108334661 gene encoding acetylornithine deacetylase gives MAELLATLGDLERDSFVPLLSKLIGESKHVQNNPPELVPEEDRVVKHVLDVLLPFSTTTGGGPLLLNHVTYTPGRGNLIVEYPGTVPGKILSFVGCHMDVVTANPNDWDFDPFSLSIDGDKLRGRGTTDCLGHVALVAELMKKLGQTKPNLKSSVVAVFIANEENSSITGIGVDALVKDGLLNKLKNGPLYWIDTADKQPCVGTGGMIPWKLQVTGKLFHSGLAHKAINALELGMDALKEIQSRFYRDFPPHPQEQVYGFATPSTMKPTQWSYPGGGINQIPGECTISGDVRLTPFYNVKDVMKKLQEYVDDINKNIQKLESRGPVSKYVLPDENIRGSLTLTFNEALSGVACDLNSKGFHVLCKATEEVVGYVKPYSITGSLPLIRELQEEGFDVQTSGYGLMATYHAANEYCLFTDMSQGYRVFARIISQLED, from the exons ATGGCGGAGTTGTTAGCAACATTAGGGGATCTGGAGAGGGACTCATTCGTGCCTCTTCTCTCCAAGCTGATTGGGGAATCAAAGCACGTGCAGAACAACCCACCGGAGCTCGTTCCCGAGGAGGACAGAGTGGTGAAACACGTGTTGGACGTTCTATTACCCTTCAGCACCACCACCGGCGGCGGTCCCTTGCTCCTTAACCACGTCACCTACACTCCCGGACGGGGGAACCTCATCGTCGAGTACCCCGGCACCGTTCCCGGTAAAATCCTCTCCTTCGTCGGTTGCCACATGGACGTCGTCACCGCCAATCCCAACGATTGG GATTTTGATCCGTTTTCACTGAGCATTGATGGGGATAAGCTTCGGGGTCGTGGAACTACTGATTGTCTGGGCCACGTGGCACTTGTCGCGGAACTCATGAAAAAGCTCGGGCAAACCAAGCCGAATTTGAAATCATCTGTTGTTGCTGTTTTTATAGCCAACGAAGAGAATTCTTCAATTACTGGTATTGGTGTGGATGCGCTTGTCAAAGATGGTCTCCTCAATAAGCTGAAGAATGGCCCTCT GTACTGGATTGACACGGCAGATAAACAACCATGCGTAGGGACTGGTGGTATGATACCTTGGAAACTTCAGGTCACGGGGAAGCTCTTTCACAGTGGATTAGCTCATAAA GCTATTAATGCATTGGAGCTAGGCATGGATGCTCTAAAGGAAATCCAGTCCCGATTTTACCGAGACTTCCCACCTCATCCTCAGGAACAGGTCTACGGGTTTGCAACTCCATCAACCATGAAACCAACCCAATGGAGCT ATCCAGGAGGTGGAATCAACCAAATTCCAGGGGAATGTACTATTTCAGGAGATGTGAG GTTGACTCCATTCTACAA TGTAAAGGATGTAATGAAGAAGCTGCAAGAATACGTGGACGATATTAATAAGAATATTCAGAAGCTAGAAAGTAGAGGTCCAGTTTCAAAATATGTCCTACCCGATGAAAACATAAGAGGAAG CCTAACTTTAACTTTTAACGAGGCACTGTCTGGAGTTGCTTGTGATCTTAATTCTAAAGGTTTCCATGTTTTATGCAAAGCAACTGAAGAAGTGGTTGGGTACGTAAAGCCTTACTCGATTACTGGGAGTTTGCCTCTCATTCGGGAACTACAG GAAGAAGGTTTTGATGTCCAAACATCTGGCTACG GCCTAATGGCTACATACCATGCTGCGAACGAGTACTGCCTTTTCACGGATATGTCCCAAGGATATCGGGTCTTTGCGAGAATCATCTCTCAGCTGGAAGattga